A single Rattus norvegicus strain BN/NHsdMcwi chromosome 5, GRCr8, whole genome shotgun sequence DNA region contains:
- the Acap3 gene encoding arf-GAP with coiled-coil, ANK repeat and PH domain-containing protein 3, giving the protein MTVEFEECIKDSPRFRATIDEVETDVVEIEAKLDKLVKLCSGMIEAGKAYVTTNRLFVSGVRDLSQQCQGDTVISECLQRFGDSLQEMVNYHTILFDQAQRSVRQQLHNFVKEDVRKFKETKKQFDKVREDMELSLVRNAQAPRHRPHEVEEATGALTLTRKCFRHLALDYVLQINVLQAKKKFEILDSMLSFMHAQYSFFQQGYSLLHQLDPYMKKLAAELDQLVIDSAVEKREMERKHAAIQQRTLLQDFSYDEPKVEFDVDAPSGVVMEGYLFKRASNAFKTWNRRWFSIQNSQLVYQKKLKDALTVVVDDLRLCSVKPCEDIERRFCFEVVSPTKSCMLQADSEKLRQAWVQAVQASIASAYRESPDSCYSERLDRTASPSTSSIDSTTDSRERGVKGESVLQRVQSVAGNSQCGDCGQPDPRWASINLGVLLCIECSGIHRSLGVHCSKVRSLTLDSWEPELLKLMCELGNNTMNQIYEAQCEGPGIRKPTASSSRQDKEAWIKDKYVEKKFLRKLTSAPVREPPRRWRAQKCQRPHSSPHAPTTRRKVRLEPVLPSVAALSSAGTMERKFRRDSLFCPDELDSLFSYFDAGAAGAGPRSLSSDSGLGGSSDGSSDVLAFGTGSVVDSVTEEEGAESEESSSEVDGEAEAWSLADVRELHPGLLAHQAARTRDLPALAAALAHGAEVNWADTADEGKTPLVQAVLGGSLIVCEFLLQNGADVNQRDSLGRAPLHHATLLGRTGQVCLFLKRGADQHALDQEQQDPLTIAVQAANADIVTLLRLARMAEEMREAEAPPGQPGPLPGSSPTELQYRRCIQEFIGLHLEES; this is encoded by the exons ATGACGGTAGAGTTCGAGGAATGCATCAAGGACTCGCCGCGCTTCAG GGCAACTATCGATGAGGTAGAAACAGATGTGGTTGAGATCGAGGCTAAACTGGACAAG CTGGTCAAACTGTGCAGTGGCATGATCGAAGCTGGCAAAGCCTACGTTACCACCAACAGGCTCTTTGTGAGTGGTGTCCGAGACCTGTCTCAGCAGTGCCAGGGTGACACCGTCATTTCG GAATGTCTGCAGAGGTTTGGAGACAGCCTACAGGAGATGGTCAACTATCACACG ATCCTGTTTGACCAGGCCCAGAGATCGGTGCGGCAGCAGCTCCACAACTTCGTCAAAGA GGATGTGCGGAAGTTCAAAGAGACAAAGAAGCAGTTTGACAAAGTGCGAGAGGACATGGAGCTGTCCTTGGTGAGGAATGCCCAAGCCCCAAGGCACCGGCCCCATGAAGTAGAGGAGGCCACAGGCGCCCTCACTCTCACCCGGAAGTGCTTTCGCCACTTGGCCCTGGACTATGTGCTGCAG ATCAATGTCCTCCAGGCCAAGAAGAAGTTTGAGATCTTAGATTCT ATGCTGTCCTTCATGCATGCCCAGTACAGCTTCTTCCAGCAGGGATACAGCCTTCTACATCAGCTGGACCCCTACATGAAGAAGCTGGCAGCTGAG TTGGACCAGCTTGTGATTGACTCTGCAGTGGAAAAACGTGAGATGGAGCGCAAGCATGCTGCCATCCAGCAACGG ACACTCCTGCAG gacttttccTACGATGAACCAAAAGTGGAGTTTGATGTGGATGCACCAAGTGGCGTGGTAATGGAGGGCTATCTCTTTAAGAGAGCCAGCAATGCCTTCAAGACCTGGAACCG ACGATGGTTCTCCATTCAGAACAGCCAGCTGGTCTACCAGAAAAAACTCAAG GATGCACTGACTGTGGTGGTAGATGACCTACGCCTATGCTCTGTGAAGCCATGTGAGGACATCGAACGGAGGTTCTGCTTTGAAGTTGTGTCACCTACCAA GAGCTGTATGCTGCAGGCTGACTCGGAGAAGCTGCGACAGGCTTGGGTTCAAGCTGTGCAGGCTAGCATTGCCTCTGCCTACCGGGAGAGTCCAGATAGCTGCTACAGTGAG AGGCTGGACCGCACAGCATCACCATCAACAAGCAGCATTGATTCCACCACGGACTCTCGGGAGCGTGGAGTCAAGGGCGAGAGCGTGCTGCAGCGAGTGCAGAGTGTGGCTGGTAACAGCCAGTGTGGCGACTGTGGCCAGCCAGATCCCCGCTGGGCCAGCATCAACCTGGGTGTGCTGCTCTGTATTGAGTGCTCAGGCATCCACAG GAGCTTGGGTGTCCACTGCTCTAAGGTACGATCGCTTACACTGGATTCCTGGGAGCCAGAGCTGCTAAAG CTGATGTGTGAGCTTGGAAATAACACCATGAACCAGATCTATGAGGCCCAGTGTGAGGGCCCAGGCATTAGAAAACCCACAGCCAGTAGTTCCAG GCAGGACAAAGAGGCGTGGATCAAGGACAAATACGTTGAAAAGAAGTTCCTCCGGAAGTTGACTTCTGCACCAGTCCGGGAACCCCCAAGACGCTGGAGGGCACAGAAGTGCCAGCGCCCTCACAGCTCCCCCCACGCCCCCACCACCCGCCGCAAGGTCCGGCTTGAGCCCGTCTTGCCCTCCGTCGCTGCTTTGTCCTCAG CTGGCACTATGGAGCGCAAGTTCCGCCGAGACTCCCTCTTCTGCCCTGATGAGCTGGACTCCCTCTTCTCCTATTTTGATGCAGGGGCTGCTGGGGCTGGTCCACGCA GTCTAAGCAGCGACAGTGGTCTAGGAGGTAGCTCTGATGGCAGTTCGGATGTTCTTGCCTTCGGGACAGGCTCTGTGGTGGACAGTGTCACCGAGGAAG AGGGTGCTGAGTCCGAGGAGTCCAGCAGTGAGGTAGATGGAGAAGCGGAGGCCTGGAGCTTGGCAGATGTACGTGAGCTGCATCCCGGGCTACTGGCACATCAAGCAGCACGTACCCGTGATCTGCCGGCACTGGCTGCAGCACTGGCCCATGGAGCTGAAGTCAACTGGGCTGACACGGCAGATGAGGGCAAGACACCACTGGTGCAGGCTGTACTAGGG GGTTCCTTGATTGTCTGTGAGTTCCTCCTGCAAAATGGAGCTGATGTGAACCAAAGAGACAGCCTTGGCCGGGCACCATTGCACCATGCTACACTCTTGGGCCGTACTGG ccAGGTCTGTCTATTCCTGAAGCGGGGGGCTGACCAGCATGCCCTggaccaggagcagcaggacccacTGACCATCGCAGTTCAAGCAGCGAATGCTGACATTGTCACACT GCTTCGCCTGGCCCGCATGGCTGAGGAGATGAGAGAAGCTGAGGCACCCCCTGGTCAGCCAGGCCCCCTGCCAGGCAGCAGTCCTACCGAGCTGCAGTACCGCAGGTGCATCCAGGAGTTCATTGGCCTCCACCTGGAGGAAAGCTAG
- the Acap3 gene encoding arf-GAP with coiled-coil, ANK repeat and PH domain-containing protein 3 isoform X1, with translation MTVEFEECIKDSPRFRATIDEVETDVVEIEAKLDKLVKLCSGMIEAGKAYVTTNRLFVSGVRDLSQQCQGDTVISECLQRFGDSLQEMVNYHTILFDQAQRSVRQQLHNFVKEDVRKFKETKKQFDKVREDMELSLVRNAQAPRHRPHEVEEATGALTLTRKCFRHLALDYVLQINVLQAKKKFEILDSMLSFMHAQYSFFQQGYSLLHQLDPYMKKLAAELDQLVIDSAVEKREMERKHAAIQQRDFSYDEPKVEFDVDAPSGVVMEGYLFKRASNAFKTWNRRWFSIQNSQLVYQKKLKDALTVVVDDLRLCSVKPCEDIERRFCFEVVSPTKSCMLQADSEKLRQAWVQAVQASIASAYRESPDSCYSERLDRTASPSTSSIDSTTDSRERGVKGESVLQRVQSVAGNSQCGDCGQPDPRWASINLGVLLCIECSGIHRSLGVHCSKVRSLTLDSWEPELLKLMCELGNNTMNQIYEAQCEGPGIRKPTASSSRQDKEAWIKDKYVEKKFLRKLTSAPVREPPRRWRAQKCQRPHSSPHAPTTRRKVRLEPVLPSVAALSSAGTMERKFRRDSLFCPDELDSLFSYFDAGAAGAGPRSLSSDSGLGGSSDGSSDVLAFGTGSVVDSVTEEEGAESEESSSEVDGEAEAWSLADVRELHPGLLAHQAARTRDLPALAAALAHGAEVNWADTADEGKTPLVQAVLGGSLIVCEFLLQNGADVNQRDSLGRAPLHHATLLGRTGQVCLFLKRGADQHALDQEQQDPLTIAVQAANADIVTLLRLARMAEEMREAEAPPGQPGPLPGSSPTELQYRRCIQEFIGLHLEES, from the exons ATGACGGTAGAGTTCGAGGAATGCATCAAGGACTCGCCGCGCTTCAG GGCAACTATCGATGAGGTAGAAACAGATGTGGTTGAGATCGAGGCTAAACTGGACAAG CTGGTCAAACTGTGCAGTGGCATGATCGAAGCTGGCAAAGCCTACGTTACCACCAACAGGCTCTTTGTGAGTGGTGTCCGAGACCTGTCTCAGCAGTGCCAGGGTGACACCGTCATTTCG GAATGTCTGCAGAGGTTTGGAGACAGCCTACAGGAGATGGTCAACTATCACACG ATCCTGTTTGACCAGGCCCAGAGATCGGTGCGGCAGCAGCTCCACAACTTCGTCAAAGA GGATGTGCGGAAGTTCAAAGAGACAAAGAAGCAGTTTGACAAAGTGCGAGAGGACATGGAGCTGTCCTTGGTGAGGAATGCCCAAGCCCCAAGGCACCGGCCCCATGAAGTAGAGGAGGCCACAGGCGCCCTCACTCTCACCCGGAAGTGCTTTCGCCACTTGGCCCTGGACTATGTGCTGCAG ATCAATGTCCTCCAGGCCAAGAAGAAGTTTGAGATCTTAGATTCT ATGCTGTCCTTCATGCATGCCCAGTACAGCTTCTTCCAGCAGGGATACAGCCTTCTACATCAGCTGGACCCCTACATGAAGAAGCTGGCAGCTGAG TTGGACCAGCTTGTGATTGACTCTGCAGTGGAAAAACGTGAGATGGAGCGCAAGCATGCTGCCATCCAGCAACGG gacttttccTACGATGAACCAAAAGTGGAGTTTGATGTGGATGCACCAAGTGGCGTGGTAATGGAGGGCTATCTCTTTAAGAGAGCCAGCAATGCCTTCAAGACCTGGAACCG ACGATGGTTCTCCATTCAGAACAGCCAGCTGGTCTACCAGAAAAAACTCAAG GATGCACTGACTGTGGTGGTAGATGACCTACGCCTATGCTCTGTGAAGCCATGTGAGGACATCGAACGGAGGTTCTGCTTTGAAGTTGTGTCACCTACCAA GAGCTGTATGCTGCAGGCTGACTCGGAGAAGCTGCGACAGGCTTGGGTTCAAGCTGTGCAGGCTAGCATTGCCTCTGCCTACCGGGAGAGTCCAGATAGCTGCTACAGTGAG AGGCTGGACCGCACAGCATCACCATCAACAAGCAGCATTGATTCCACCACGGACTCTCGGGAGCGTGGAGTCAAGGGCGAGAGCGTGCTGCAGCGAGTGCAGAGTGTGGCTGGTAACAGCCAGTGTGGCGACTGTGGCCAGCCAGATCCCCGCTGGGCCAGCATCAACCTGGGTGTGCTGCTCTGTATTGAGTGCTCAGGCATCCACAG GAGCTTGGGTGTCCACTGCTCTAAGGTACGATCGCTTACACTGGATTCCTGGGAGCCAGAGCTGCTAAAG CTGATGTGTGAGCTTGGAAATAACACCATGAACCAGATCTATGAGGCCCAGTGTGAGGGCCCAGGCATTAGAAAACCCACAGCCAGTAGTTCCAG GCAGGACAAAGAGGCGTGGATCAAGGACAAATACGTTGAAAAGAAGTTCCTCCGGAAGTTGACTTCTGCACCAGTCCGGGAACCCCCAAGACGCTGGAGGGCACAGAAGTGCCAGCGCCCTCACAGCTCCCCCCACGCCCCCACCACCCGCCGCAAGGTCCGGCTTGAGCCCGTCTTGCCCTCCGTCGCTGCTTTGTCCTCAG CTGGCACTATGGAGCGCAAGTTCCGCCGAGACTCCCTCTTCTGCCCTGATGAGCTGGACTCCCTCTTCTCCTATTTTGATGCAGGGGCTGCTGGGGCTGGTCCACGCA GTCTAAGCAGCGACAGTGGTCTAGGAGGTAGCTCTGATGGCAGTTCGGATGTTCTTGCCTTCGGGACAGGCTCTGTGGTGGACAGTGTCACCGAGGAAG AGGGTGCTGAGTCCGAGGAGTCCAGCAGTGAGGTAGATGGAGAAGCGGAGGCCTGGAGCTTGGCAGATGTACGTGAGCTGCATCCCGGGCTACTGGCACATCAAGCAGCACGTACCCGTGATCTGCCGGCACTGGCTGCAGCACTGGCCCATGGAGCTGAAGTCAACTGGGCTGACACGGCAGATGAGGGCAAGACACCACTGGTGCAGGCTGTACTAGGG GGTTCCTTGATTGTCTGTGAGTTCCTCCTGCAAAATGGAGCTGATGTGAACCAAAGAGACAGCCTTGGCCGGGCACCATTGCACCATGCTACACTCTTGGGCCGTACTGG ccAGGTCTGTCTATTCCTGAAGCGGGGGGCTGACCAGCATGCCCTggaccaggagcagcaggacccacTGACCATCGCAGTTCAAGCAGCGAATGCTGACATTGTCACACT GCTTCGCCTGGCCCGCATGGCTGAGGAGATGAGAGAAGCTGAGGCACCCCCTGGTCAGCCAGGCCCCCTGCCAGGCAGCAGTCCTACCGAGCTGCAGTACCGCAGGTGCATCCAGGAGTTCATTGGCCTCCACCTGGAGGAAAGCTAG
- the Acap3 gene encoding arf-GAP with coiled-coil, ANK repeat and PH domain-containing protein 3 isoform X2: protein MIEAGKAYVTTNRLFVSGVRDLSQQCQGDTVISECLQRFGDSLQEMVNYHTILFDQAQRSVRQQLHNFVKEDVRKFKETKKQFDKVREDMELSLVRNAQAPRHRPHEVEEATGALTLTRKCFRHLALDYVLQINVLQAKKKFEILDSMLSFMHAQYSFFQQGYSLLHQLDPYMKKLAAELDQLVIDSAVEKREMERKHAAIQQRTLLQDFSYDEPKVEFDVDAPSGVVMEGYLFKRASNAFKTWNRRWFSIQNSQLVYQKKLKDALTVVVDDLRLCSVKPCEDIERRFCFEVVSPTKSCMLQADSEKLRQAWVQAVQASIASAYRESPDSCYSERLDRTASPSTSSIDSTTDSRERGVKGESVLQRVQSVAGNSQCGDCGQPDPRWASINLGVLLCIECSGIHRSLGVHCSKVRSLTLDSWEPELLKLMCELGNNTMNQIYEAQCEGPGIRKPTASSSRQDKEAWIKDKYVEKKFLRKLTSAPVREPPRRWRAQKCQRPHSSPHAPTTRRKVRLEPVLPSVAALSSAGTMERKFRRDSLFCPDELDSLFSYFDAGAAGAGPRSLSSDSGLGGSSDGSSDVLAFGTGSVVDSVTEEEGAESEESSSEVDGEAEAWSLADVRELHPGLLAHQAARTRDLPALAAALAHGAEVNWADTADEGKTPLVQAVLGGSLIVCEFLLQNGADVNQRDSLGRAPLHHATLLGRTGQVCLFLKRGADQHALDQEQQDPLTIAVQAANADIVTLLRLARMAEEMREAEAPPGQPGPLPGSSPTELQYRRCIQEFIGLHLEES, encoded by the exons ATGATCGAAGCTGGCAAAGCCTACGTTACCACCAACAGGCTCTTTGTGAGTGGTGTCCGAGACCTGTCTCAGCAGTGCCAGGGTGACACCGTCATTTCG GAATGTCTGCAGAGGTTTGGAGACAGCCTACAGGAGATGGTCAACTATCACACG ATCCTGTTTGACCAGGCCCAGAGATCGGTGCGGCAGCAGCTCCACAACTTCGTCAAAGA GGATGTGCGGAAGTTCAAAGAGACAAAGAAGCAGTTTGACAAAGTGCGAGAGGACATGGAGCTGTCCTTGGTGAGGAATGCCCAAGCCCCAAGGCACCGGCCCCATGAAGTAGAGGAGGCCACAGGCGCCCTCACTCTCACCCGGAAGTGCTTTCGCCACTTGGCCCTGGACTATGTGCTGCAG ATCAATGTCCTCCAGGCCAAGAAGAAGTTTGAGATCTTAGATTCT ATGCTGTCCTTCATGCATGCCCAGTACAGCTTCTTCCAGCAGGGATACAGCCTTCTACATCAGCTGGACCCCTACATGAAGAAGCTGGCAGCTGAG TTGGACCAGCTTGTGATTGACTCTGCAGTGGAAAAACGTGAGATGGAGCGCAAGCATGCTGCCATCCAGCAACGG ACACTCCTGCAG gacttttccTACGATGAACCAAAAGTGGAGTTTGATGTGGATGCACCAAGTGGCGTGGTAATGGAGGGCTATCTCTTTAAGAGAGCCAGCAATGCCTTCAAGACCTGGAACCG ACGATGGTTCTCCATTCAGAACAGCCAGCTGGTCTACCAGAAAAAACTCAAG GATGCACTGACTGTGGTGGTAGATGACCTACGCCTATGCTCTGTGAAGCCATGTGAGGACATCGAACGGAGGTTCTGCTTTGAAGTTGTGTCACCTACCAA GAGCTGTATGCTGCAGGCTGACTCGGAGAAGCTGCGACAGGCTTGGGTTCAAGCTGTGCAGGCTAGCATTGCCTCTGCCTACCGGGAGAGTCCAGATAGCTGCTACAGTGAG AGGCTGGACCGCACAGCATCACCATCAACAAGCAGCATTGATTCCACCACGGACTCTCGGGAGCGTGGAGTCAAGGGCGAGAGCGTGCTGCAGCGAGTGCAGAGTGTGGCTGGTAACAGCCAGTGTGGCGACTGTGGCCAGCCAGATCCCCGCTGGGCCAGCATCAACCTGGGTGTGCTGCTCTGTATTGAGTGCTCAGGCATCCACAG GAGCTTGGGTGTCCACTGCTCTAAGGTACGATCGCTTACACTGGATTCCTGGGAGCCAGAGCTGCTAAAG CTGATGTGTGAGCTTGGAAATAACACCATGAACCAGATCTATGAGGCCCAGTGTGAGGGCCCAGGCATTAGAAAACCCACAGCCAGTAGTTCCAG GCAGGACAAAGAGGCGTGGATCAAGGACAAATACGTTGAAAAGAAGTTCCTCCGGAAGTTGACTTCTGCACCAGTCCGGGAACCCCCAAGACGCTGGAGGGCACAGAAGTGCCAGCGCCCTCACAGCTCCCCCCACGCCCCCACCACCCGCCGCAAGGTCCGGCTTGAGCCCGTCTTGCCCTCCGTCGCTGCTTTGTCCTCAG CTGGCACTATGGAGCGCAAGTTCCGCCGAGACTCCCTCTTCTGCCCTGATGAGCTGGACTCCCTCTTCTCCTATTTTGATGCAGGGGCTGCTGGGGCTGGTCCACGCA GTCTAAGCAGCGACAGTGGTCTAGGAGGTAGCTCTGATGGCAGTTCGGATGTTCTTGCCTTCGGGACAGGCTCTGTGGTGGACAGTGTCACCGAGGAAG AGGGTGCTGAGTCCGAGGAGTCCAGCAGTGAGGTAGATGGAGAAGCGGAGGCCTGGAGCTTGGCAGATGTACGTGAGCTGCATCCCGGGCTACTGGCACATCAAGCAGCACGTACCCGTGATCTGCCGGCACTGGCTGCAGCACTGGCCCATGGAGCTGAAGTCAACTGGGCTGACACGGCAGATGAGGGCAAGACACCACTGGTGCAGGCTGTACTAGGG GGTTCCTTGATTGTCTGTGAGTTCCTCCTGCAAAATGGAGCTGATGTGAACCAAAGAGACAGCCTTGGCCGGGCACCATTGCACCATGCTACACTCTTGGGCCGTACTGG ccAGGTCTGTCTATTCCTGAAGCGGGGGGCTGACCAGCATGCCCTggaccaggagcagcaggacccacTGACCATCGCAGTTCAAGCAGCGAATGCTGACATTGTCACACT GCTTCGCCTGGCCCGCATGGCTGAGGAGATGAGAGAAGCTGAGGCACCCCCTGGTCAGCCAGGCCCCCTGCCAGGCAGCAGTCCTACCGAGCTGCAGTACCGCAGGTGCATCCAGGAGTTCATTGGCCTCCACCTGGAGGAAAGCTAG